The proteins below are encoded in one region of Polynucleobacter sp. AP-Elch-400A-B2:
- the crcB gene encoding fluoride efflux transporter CrcB, translated as MWLSILAIFFGAGLGALLRAGFNLATVSIASTLPLGTFISNMVGGYFIGIAIAFFGNNQSLSPEWKLFVITGFLGGLTTFSSFSAEVVGFMQRGEVSWALGTALLHLFGSLCLTFLGILTYQALK; from the coding sequence ATGTGGCTATCCATTCTTGCAATTTTTTTTGGAGCTGGTCTTGGTGCTTTACTAAGGGCAGGCTTTAACCTGGCAACAGTCAGTATTGCCTCAACCCTTCCATTGGGAACTTTTATTTCCAATATGGTTGGCGGATATTTCATCGGAATTGCTATAGCCTTTTTTGGCAATAACCAAAGCCTCTCTCCTGAATGGAAGCTATTTGTGATTACGGGTTTTTTGGGTGGCCTCACCACCTTCTCCAGCTTCTCTGCTGAAGTGGTCGGTTTTATGCAGCGTGGCGAAGTGAGTTGGGCGCTAGGTACTGCGCTCTTACATTTATTTGGCTCACTCTGTCTAACCTTTTTGGGTATTCTGACTTACCAAGCGCTGAAGTAA
- a CDS encoding MmgE/PrpD family protein has translation MSHAIQAAADLNAPPVTKILAEFVTSHASQGWSTEVDHEAHRTFLNWLGCAIGAAKHESVESSLAAIREFQPAPQASILGRKDRVDMGGAALINGISSHTFDFDDTHLKTVIHPAGPVASAILALGEHTNVTGRQIIDSLVLGIDVACRVGNAMYPDHYHRGWHITGSTGMLGSAAACSRLMGLDLQKTTMALGIAASQPVGMREQFGTMTKPFHPGGAARAGQLSALLAKHGFTASPKALEAGRGYMQTVSTKCDWSEIDRELGKSFEISLNTYKPFACGIVIHPAIDACAQLKAQGVKAEEVERIELRVHPLVLELTGKKTPKDGLEGKFSVYHGCAVGLIFGQAGEGEYADDIVNRPDVVALRAKVNATTDTSISEASVDVKAILKDGKEVHIFVKNAIGSVENPMSDANLEQKFTSLTEPVIGKEKTTQLIAALWNLGSAPDLKKILSLCTPD, from the coding sequence ATGTCCCATGCTATTCAAGCAGCAGCCGATCTCAATGCGCCACCAGTCACTAAAATATTGGCTGAGTTTGTTACTTCACACGCCAGTCAAGGCTGGAGTACTGAGGTAGACCATGAGGCGCATCGCACCTTTTTAAATTGGCTTGGATGCGCAATTGGTGCAGCTAAACACGAGAGCGTTGAATCCTCATTAGCTGCCATCCGTGAATTTCAACCAGCGCCTCAGGCGAGTATTCTGGGTCGCAAAGATCGTGTGGATATGGGTGGTGCAGCGCTCATCAATGGCATTAGCTCGCACACCTTTGACTTTGATGACACGCATCTCAAAACGGTGATACACCCCGCAGGCCCAGTTGCCTCTGCCATCCTGGCTTTGGGTGAACATACCAATGTCACAGGTCGTCAAATAATTGATTCACTCGTTTTAGGAATTGATGTTGCTTGCCGTGTTGGTAATGCCATGTACCCAGATCACTACCATCGTGGCTGGCACATCACTGGCTCTACTGGCATGCTAGGCTCTGCTGCAGCTTGCTCACGCCTCATGGGGCTAGATCTCCAGAAAACGACTATGGCATTAGGCATCGCAGCATCACAGCCAGTGGGTATGCGCGAGCAATTTGGCACAATGACAAAACCTTTTCACCCAGGCGGTGCTGCACGCGCAGGACAACTCTCTGCTCTATTGGCAAAGCATGGCTTTACTGCCAGTCCTAAAGCTTTAGAAGCGGGCCGTGGCTATATGCAAACCGTTTCAACTAAATGCGACTGGTCAGAGATTGATCGAGAGCTTGGTAAATCATTTGAGATTTCGTTGAATACCTACAAGCCATTCGCTTGTGGAATTGTGATTCACCCTGCCATTGATGCGTGTGCACAACTCAAAGCGCAGGGCGTTAAAGCGGAGGAAGTGGAACGTATTGAGTTACGCGTTCACCCACTCGTACTTGAATTAACTGGCAAGAAAACACCTAAAGATGGTCTAGAAGGTAAATTCAGTGTCTATCATGGCTGTGCCGTCGGCTTAATTTTCGGTCAAGCAGGTGAAGGTGAATATGCCGACGATATTGTCAATCGTCCTGATGTAGTTGCCTTACGCGCCAAAGTAAACGCCACAACTGATACATCCATAAGCGAAGCATCGGTGGATGTCAAGGCGATTCTGAAGGATGGAAAAGAAGTCCACATCTTCGTTAAAAATGCAATTGGGTCTGTTGAGAATCCAATGAGCGACGCTAATTTAGAGCAAAAGTTCACTAGCTTGACTGAGCCAGTAATTGGCAAAGAAAAAACTACTCAACTGATTGCAGCATTATGGAATCTGGGAAGCGCACCTGATCTCAAGAAAATATTGAGTCTTTGCACTCCCGACTAA
- a CDS encoding site-2 protease family protein: MITDYSIQAVAINAIPLIFAITIHEAAHGYAARKFGDNTAYMLGRVTLNPIKHIDPVGTILIPLLLILSGAPFLVGYAKPVPVNFGRLRNPRIDSIWVALAGPGSNFIQALIWAIFLIILFGFGVNERFLLAMAQAGITWNLVLLVFNLFPLPPLDGGRILASLLPARQSIAFGKLEPYGFFIVLALIFTGVIGSFWMEPLTAFFKSVVYVVTLPLQMLF, from the coding sequence ATGATTACTGACTATTCTATCCAAGCCGTCGCCATTAATGCGATTCCTTTGATTTTTGCCATCACCATTCATGAGGCTGCCCATGGCTATGCAGCCCGGAAATTTGGTGACAATACCGCTTACATGCTTGGGAGAGTCACCCTTAACCCCATTAAACATATAGATCCTGTGGGCACTATCCTCATCCCCCTGCTGTTGATTCTGAGTGGAGCTCCTTTTTTAGTCGGCTATGCCAAGCCAGTACCAGTCAATTTTGGGCGTCTACGTAATCCCCGAATTGACTCTATCTGGGTAGCCCTAGCTGGCCCAGGCTCTAATTTCATTCAAGCCCTCATTTGGGCCATCTTCCTGATCATCCTCTTTGGTTTTGGAGTGAATGAACGGTTTCTCTTGGCCATGGCCCAAGCGGGGATCACCTGGAACTTAGTCTTGCTGGTGTTCAACCTCTTCCCTCTGCCCCCACTAGATGGTGGTCGTATTTTGGCGAGCTTATTACCAGCACGACAATCCATCGCCTTTGGAAAACTAGAGCCTTATGGATTTTTTATTGTTCTGGCCCTCATCTTTACGGGCGTCATTGGCAGCTTTTGGATGGAGCCCTTGACAGCCTTTTTTAAGAGTGTTGTTTACGTTGTCACACTCCCCCTACAAATGCTTTTCTGA
- a CDS encoding chromate transporter — protein MGILLSLFLKLSAFSLIAFGGINALLPSLLELSVHQERWIDLQTFADYFAIAQAAPGPNFMTVTLIGWHVGGILGALLATFAIAWPSSILVYFVQRLILSMNNEQKKKSIQYAAAALAIGLVLSSAWQIALQINHSYAAYGLTLLTIGLTVFTRWHPLYLIALGAALGTMGLI, from the coding sequence ATGGGCATACTCCTCAGTCTATTCTTAAAGCTTTCTGCTTTTTCTCTGATTGCCTTCGGAGGAATCAATGCATTACTTCCTAGCCTCTTAGAGCTATCGGTTCATCAAGAACGGTGGATTGACCTACAAACTTTTGCCGATTACTTTGCAATTGCTCAAGCTGCTCCTGGCCCAAATTTTATGACGGTTACCTTGATCGGCTGGCATGTTGGAGGGATTCTGGGGGCACTTCTCGCCACTTTTGCAATTGCCTGGCCATCATCTATTTTGGTGTACTTTGTACAACGGCTGATCCTAAGCATGAATAACGAACAAAAAAAGAAGTCGATTCAGTACGCTGCTGCCGCACTGGCAATTGGCTTAGTGCTTTCTTCTGCATGGCAGATTGCCTTACAAATCAATCATAGCTATGCTGCCTATGGATTGACTCTACTAACTATTGGGTTGACTGTCTTTACCCGCTGGCATCCTTTATATTTGATTGCACTGGGCGCAGCCCTTGGAACAATGGGATTGATATGA
- a CDS encoding chromate transporter: MVRSKASTSSIPALTPLKTLTPTELFITFSKIGMSGFGGVLPWARRTLVEQDKVLSSEEFSAILGICQIVPGPNILNLAVCIGSRLCGAKGAFAAALGLTLGPICVVMLLAVLYQHYSNLESVQGLLRGISAVGVGLIASTGIKMLRDEFKYPAMLLVVALTVTAASYFHLGLGWVVLLVSPLALLLAFRKARK, translated from the coding sequence ATGGTTAGATCAAAAGCCAGTACCTCATCCATACCAGCCTTAACGCCTTTGAAAACACTGACTCCAACAGAATTATTTATTACCTTTAGCAAGATCGGCATGTCTGGTTTTGGTGGAGTGCTACCCTGGGCTCGCCGCACCTTGGTAGAGCAGGATAAGGTACTCAGTTCAGAAGAGTTTAGTGCCATTCTTGGAATATGTCAGATTGTTCCAGGACCCAATATTCTGAATCTCGCTGTCTGTATTGGCTCACGCCTCTGTGGGGCTAAAGGCGCCTTTGCCGCAGCGCTTGGTCTGACTCTTGGACCAATCTGTGTTGTGATGTTGCTAGCAGTTTTGTATCAGCATTACAGTAATTTAGAAAGTGTTCAAGGTCTACTCAGGGGCATCTCTGCAGTGGGCGTGGGATTAATTGCTTCCACCGGCATCAAAATGTTGCGTGATGAGTTTAAATATCCTGCAATGCTTTTAGTCGTAGCCCTGACTGTGACAGCCGCAAGCTACTTCCATTTAGGTCTTGGCTGGGTTGTTCTTCTGGTATCACCGCTTGCTTTGCTTTTAGCATTCAGGAAGGCTCGCAAGTAA
- a CDS encoding D-2-hydroxyacid dehydrogenase family protein has translation MTKLPNIVILGDYERALRRFSQWDRIEQNSNLTIHHEPLRDEALYEAVKDADVIAIVRDRSPFNEAMIARLPKLKLLMFTGKRNGTLDSAALTSRNIPIACTPGGPSKETTAELTWALILGASKQLIRQNNLVSTGGWRDELSVLPILSGERLGVLGLGAIGSAVARVGKAFGMEIVTWSPNMTPERAAVEHATSVSLDELLRTSKVVTLHLVAGPGTKGLISADQLALMRPDSILVNTSRSALINMSDLCAALKKGCPGQAAVDVFDIEPLPSNDPLRSTPNLLATPHLGFIAEPVFKMFSQGITETLEAWLDQKPVPHPYQP, from the coding sequence ATGACCAAGCTACCGAATATCGTCATTCTCGGAGATTACGAGCGCGCCCTGCGTCGCTTTTCTCAATGGGATCGGATAGAGCAAAATTCAAATCTCACAATTCATCATGAGCCATTGCGAGATGAGGCCTTGTATGAGGCAGTCAAAGATGCCGATGTCATTGCCATCGTACGTGACCGCTCCCCCTTTAACGAAGCCATGATTGCGAGGCTACCAAAGCTCAAATTATTGATGTTCACAGGTAAGCGAAATGGCACGCTAGACAGCGCCGCCCTTACTTCTCGCAATATTCCGATTGCCTGCACGCCAGGAGGCCCTTCGAAAGAAACTACTGCCGAGTTAACCTGGGCATTAATTTTGGGCGCCTCAAAACAATTGATTCGCCAAAATAATCTCGTGAGCACCGGTGGCTGGCGCGATGAACTCTCCGTTCTGCCCATACTCTCCGGTGAGCGCTTGGGCGTTCTTGGTCTAGGCGCTATCGGCAGTGCTGTTGCTCGCGTTGGCAAGGCATTCGGCATGGAGATCGTCACCTGGAGCCCGAACATGACTCCAGAGCGCGCTGCAGTTGAACATGCCACTTCCGTTAGTCTCGATGAATTACTACGCACATCAAAAGTAGTTACCCTGCACTTAGTAGCGGGCCCCGGCACTAAAGGCCTGATCAGCGCCGATCAACTCGCCTTAATGCGCCCAGACTCCATTCTGGTCAATACCTCACGCTCTGCATTGATTAATATGTCCGACTTATGTGCTGCCCTCAAAAAAGGTTGCCCAGGACAAGCTGCTGTAGACGTATTTGATATTGAGCCATTACCATCGAATGATCCCTTACGTAGTACCCCAAATTTATTAGCAACTCCCCACCTAGGCTTTATCGCAGAGCCTGTCTTTAAAATGTTCTCCCAGGGGATTACTGAAACTCTGGAAGCATGGTTAGATCAAAAGCCAGTACCTCATCCATACCAGCCTTAA
- a CDS encoding sulfurtransferase: MKPILNVAAYLFVSLDNLTELRAKILDECNAGELKGTILLTGEGINMFLAGSEPELRGFLNYLRQDPRFAPLQTKDSWSETQPFKKMLVKIKNEIIRMNHPAIRPEEGRANFITPKKLQEWLDRGTDDLGRPVVLVDTRNAFEVEYGTFENALHFNIEKFTEFPKAISAHKDELADKTLVSFCTGGIRCEKSGLYMREIGMQHSYQLEGGILKYFEDVGSAHYTGSCFVFDEREALEPNLDTIPLERSIRKKQSA; encoded by the coding sequence ATGAAACCAATATTGAACGTGGCTGCCTACTTATTTGTCAGTCTAGACAATTTAACTGAGCTACGCGCCAAGATCTTAGATGAGTGCAATGCTGGCGAGTTAAAGGGCACCATTCTCTTGACTGGCGAAGGTATCAATATGTTCTTAGCCGGTAGCGAACCCGAATTACGCGGCTTTCTAAATTACTTGCGCCAGGATCCGCGCTTTGCACCCCTTCAAACTAAAGATAGCTGGTCAGAAACACAGCCCTTTAAAAAGATGTTGGTGAAAATTAAGAATGAAATCATTCGAATGAATCACCCAGCGATTCGTCCGGAAGAGGGTCGCGCAAACTTCATCACACCGAAAAAATTACAAGAGTGGCTTGATCGTGGAACAGACGACTTGGGACGTCCGGTAGTCTTGGTGGACACGCGTAATGCTTTTGAAGTCGAGTATGGGACTTTTGAAAATGCGCTGCATTTCAATATCGAGAAATTTACAGAATTTCCTAAGGCAATTTCAGCTCATAAGGACGAGCTAGCGGATAAAACTTTGGTGAGCTTTTGTACCGGTGGAATTCGTTGTGAAAAGTCTGGGCTCTATATGCGCGAAATTGGCATGCAACACAGCTATCAGCTTGAGGGTGGCATCCTCAAGTACTTTGAAGACGTTGGCTCCGCACATTACACCGGCAGCTGCTTCGTATTTGATGAACGGGAAGCGCTAGAACCTAATCTAGACACCATCCCACTGGAACGCTCGATCCGAAAAAAACAAAGTGCATAA
- a CDS encoding cytochrome c, with translation MKLKQVILAAIVPTLVAGTGIAYAQFKKPDDAIKYRQSAFTVMANSFGKIGAVVKGEAPFNKDEVAKDAAVVAMISTLPWQAFGPGTEGGNALPGVWSDNAKFKAAGEKMQLAVASLNTAAQSGDQEAIKKAFGAAGATCKTCHDDFKKK, from the coding sequence ATGAAACTAAAACAGGTAATTTTGGCCGCCATCGTACCCACACTAGTAGCTGGAACAGGCATTGCTTATGCGCAATTTAAAAAACCAGATGACGCTATTAAATATCGTCAAAGTGCTTTTACTGTGATGGCCAATTCCTTTGGGAAAATTGGTGCGGTTGTTAAAGGTGAGGCGCCGTTTAATAAAGATGAAGTGGCAAAAGATGCAGCAGTGGTTGCAATGATCTCGACTCTGCCATGGCAAGCATTTGGTCCAGGCACTGAGGGTGGTAATGCACTCCCAGGCGTATGGTCAGATAACGCTAAATTTAAAGCGGCTGGAGAGAAAATGCAGTTAGCTGTTGCGAGCCTCAATACTGCTGCGCAGTCAGGCGATCAAGAGGCAATCAAAAAGGCTTTTGGTGCAGCAGGCGCTACCTGCAAAACTTGTCATGATGACTTTAAGAAAAAGTAA
- a CDS encoding antibiotic biosynthesis monooxygenase yields the protein MILEHCDIEIDPTRGAEFEEAILRGVNTVIAKAKGFRGFKVNHSIETPARYLLLIYWDTLENHTMDFRGSDAFADWRAIVGPFFAKPPFVEHMTLVGKSD from the coding sequence ATGATTTTAGAGCACTGCGATATAGAAATTGACCCAACTAGGGGCGCTGAGTTTGAAGAGGCCATTTTGCGTGGCGTCAATACGGTAATAGCAAAAGCTAAGGGATTTCGTGGATTCAAGGTGAATCACAGCATTGAAACTCCTGCTCGCTACCTATTACTGATTTACTGGGATACCCTAGAGAACCATACGATGGACTTTAGGGGATCTGATGCTTTTGCTGATTGGCGAGCCATTGTTGGCCCATTCTTCGCAAAACCACCTTTTGTTGAGCACATGACTTTGGTGGGTAAGTCAGACTAA
- a CDS encoding cytochrome b/b6 domain-containing protein produces the protein MKKTIRVWDLPIRLFHWLLVVGIILSFVTVKIGGNAMSSHALSGYCVLSLIIFRIVWGFVGSYHARFIHFVPSPKGLIHFLMGKAKAGLGHNPLGALSVLALLFSVSLQAATGLFANDDIAFEGPFAKYVSSGTVELLTSIHRQNEIVLMILIALHLCAILYYQKFKGENLIKPMLVGDKEIDPSETEINLSADLGHASKDGSWQRGFALLLLSLIAVTLDYFITS, from the coding sequence ATGAAGAAAACCATCCGTGTCTGGGATTTGCCGATTCGACTGTTTCATTGGCTTTTGGTGGTCGGCATTATTCTGAGTTTTGTCACTGTCAAGATTGGCGGTAATGCCATGAGTTCGCATGCGCTTTCTGGCTACTGCGTGCTCAGCTTGATTATCTTCAGAATTGTGTGGGGCTTTGTTGGCTCTTACCATGCACGCTTTATTCATTTTGTACCTAGCCCAAAAGGCTTAATACATTTCTTAATGGGTAAAGCCAAAGCAGGATTAGGTCATAACCCCTTAGGTGCTTTATCTGTGCTGGCCTTACTCTTCTCAGTTAGCCTTCAAGCAGCAACCGGTCTTTTTGCAAATGACGATATTGCCTTCGAAGGACCTTTTGCAAAATATGTTTCCAGTGGAACAGTTGAGCTGCTAACTTCCATTCACCGTCAGAATGAAATAGTCTTAATGATTTTGATTGCACTGCATCTGTGCGCAATCCTGTATTACCAAAAATTCAAAGGTGAGAATTTAATCAAGCCCATGTTGGTGGGCGATAAAGAAATTGACCCAAGCGAAACAGAAATCAATCTCTCTGCAGACTTGGGTCATGCTTCCAAGGATGGAAGTTGGCAAAGAGGCTTTGCGCTATTACTGCTCAGCCTTATTGCGGTAACTCTGGACTACTTCATTACTAGCTGA
- a CDS encoding tripartite tricarboxylate transporter substrate binding protein produces MSNTLHRQMPIFLSALIFSCTSLVASFNAAAQSTQGYPNKPIKLIAPVAAGGGLDNIARSLAEKMSKSIGQTIVVENIGGGGGTIASQSVAKATPDGYTLMVAYVGSHGTNPAVRKLPYDAIKDFTAVGMIGATPNALVINPELPIKNLKEFIDYAKKNPDKISYGSAGPGTLTHLGMEQLKLAAGISMVHVPYRGVGPAYTDLLAGQTQAMLPTLFAAMPYLNTNRVRGLAITGAKRNPAAPNIPTFKELGYNGFDGQQWYGIVGPANLPPAIIKKLNSELNKALALPDFSEKMTSEAMTLMPMSPQQFENYIKEDIARWAKVAKERNIELE; encoded by the coding sequence ATGTCTAATACCCTCCATCGGCAAATGCCGATTTTTTTATCTGCCCTGATTTTTTCATGCACAAGCTTAGTGGCGAGTTTCAATGCTGCAGCGCAATCAACTCAGGGCTACCCCAACAAGCCAATTAAGTTGATTGCCCCAGTAGCGGCTGGGGGTGGTCTTGATAACATCGCTCGCTCGCTCGCAGAGAAAATGTCCAAATCCATTGGTCAAACCATCGTTGTAGAAAATATTGGTGGGGGTGGGGGCACCATTGCTTCACAATCAGTTGCAAAAGCCACCCCAGATGGCTACACCTTGATGGTTGCCTACGTTGGCTCGCATGGAACTAACCCGGCAGTTCGCAAGCTACCTTACGATGCCATTAAAGATTTCACGGCGGTTGGCATGATAGGAGCAACACCAAACGCCCTGGTAATCAATCCCGAGTTACCGATCAAAAACTTAAAAGAATTTATTGATTACGCCAAGAAGAATCCAGACAAAATAAGTTATGGCTCTGCTGGCCCAGGGACTTTGACCCATTTAGGGATGGAGCAATTAAAGCTAGCTGCAGGAATCTCTATGGTTCACGTCCCTTATCGTGGTGTAGGGCCAGCCTATACGGATTTGTTAGCAGGTCAAACTCAAGCAATGCTTCCAACCCTATTTGCCGCCATGCCCTACTTAAATACCAATCGAGTTCGTGGCTTAGCTATCACTGGCGCCAAGCGCAATCCTGCTGCCCCCAATATTCCCACCTTCAAGGAGCTTGGCTACAACGGCTTTGATGGGCAGCAGTGGTATGGAATCGTTGGCCCCGCCAACCTGCCGCCTGCCATTATTAAGAAACTCAATTCGGAGCTCAATAAAGCATTGGCACTTCCCGATTTCTCAGAAAAAATGACCAGTGAAGCCATGACATTAATGCCGATGTCTCCACAACAATTTGAAAACTATATTAAAGAAGATATTGCGCGCTGGGCTAAGGTTGCCAAAGAACGCAATATTGAATTGGAATAA
- the ygiD gene encoding 4,5-DOPA dioxygenase extradiol, with the protein MTSHRQPAVFAGHGSPMYAIEPNRYTAAWANLGKSLKRPDAILVISAHWVTRGVWVTAMPKPKTIHDFGGFPQVLSDIEYPAPGSPALADRVKELLDIPVVLEENEWGIDHGAWSVLTYLYPNADVPVVQLSLDGSMSANEHYELAKKLRPLRDENILILASGNIVHNLRTIHWEEGATPYPWAREFNDFFVSEMRANHHDNLIHWEQCGDAAHLSIPTPEHYWPALYALALQEQGEAPKVLIDGVEMGSISMLTFSIQ; encoded by the coding sequence ATGACTAGCCATCGCCAACCTGCAGTATTTGCTGGTCATGGCAGTCCGATGTACGCCATTGAGCCCAATCGCTATACGGCTGCTTGGGCCAATCTGGGTAAGTCGCTTAAACGCCCAGATGCCATCTTGGTCATCTCGGCCCATTGGGTAACCCGCGGAGTGTGGGTTACTGCAATGCCAAAACCCAAAACCATTCATGACTTTGGCGGATTTCCGCAAGTCCTGTCTGATATTGAGTATCCAGCGCCTGGCAGTCCTGCGCTGGCAGATCGCGTAAAAGAATTATTAGATATTCCCGTAGTGCTTGAGGAGAACGAGTGGGGTATTGATCATGGCGCATGGTCTGTTCTGACATACCTCTATCCAAATGCAGATGTGCCGGTAGTGCAGCTGAGTCTAGATGGCTCCATGTCTGCCAATGAGCATTACGAGCTTGCTAAAAAATTACGACCTTTGCGTGACGAGAATATCCTAATCTTGGCTAGCGGTAATATTGTGCATAACCTGCGCACTATTCATTGGGAGGAGGGTGCAACACCTTATCCCTGGGCTAGAGAGTTCAATGATTTTTTTGTTTCTGAGATGCGCGCCAATCATCACGACAATTTAATTCATTGGGAGCAGTGCGGTGATGCCGCACATTTATCTATCCCAACCCCTGAGCATTATTGGCCTGCTTTATATGCGCTTGCTCTGCAAGAGCAAGGTGAGGCTCCTAAGGTATTAATTGATGGAGTAGAAATGGGCTCCATTAGCATGCTTACTTTCTCAATCCAATAA
- a CDS encoding tripartite tricarboxylate transporter substrate binding protein, producing MKLFSLLSITIAGAALSLALTSQAQSSYPNKSINLVVPYGAGGSADSRSRQLAQKMSVILKQPIVVDNKPGAGGNIGTEFVARSAPDGYTIGMGNFAPMAVNKTLFGNLRYDPETALTPIILVEKGPLILVVNPNSQYKTIQDIVTAAKAKPGTLTFSSGGIGGSHQLSAELFMQNAGIQMIHVPYKSGSAALTDLMAGNVDMMFDQMYSAVPNIRADKLRPIAITSKKRSPLFPSVPSFAELTYPKVEVLNWQGFIAPAGTPKSIIDTLNKAANEALKDPQLRELMLSQGNEIGGGSPADFAALIKSEAAKWSAVVRAGNIKPE from the coding sequence ATGAAACTCTTTTCACTTCTAAGTATTACTATTGCTGGTGCAGCGCTCTCGTTAGCGCTAACTTCTCAAGCTCAAAGTAGTTACCCTAATAAATCTATCAATTTAGTTGTGCCTTATGGTGCAGGCGGCAGCGCAGACTCTCGGAGCAGACAGCTGGCTCAGAAAATGAGTGTCATTCTGAAGCAGCCGATTGTGGTTGATAACAAACCAGGTGCTGGCGGAAATATCGGTACTGAGTTTGTCGCAAGATCTGCTCCGGATGGCTACACCATTGGTATGGGAAACTTTGCGCCCATGGCAGTAAACAAAACGCTTTTTGGAAACTTACGATATGACCCAGAAACTGCTCTCACTCCCATCATCCTAGTCGAAAAGGGTCCGCTAATTCTGGTGGTGAATCCAAATTCGCAATACAAGACTATTCAAGATATTGTTACAGCAGCTAAAGCAAAGCCAGGGACTCTGACATTCTCTTCGGGAGGAATCGGTGGTAGCCATCAACTCTCAGCTGAGCTATTTATGCAAAATGCTGGCATCCAAATGATTCATGTTCCTTATAAGAGTGGCTCTGCTGCACTGACTGATTTGATGGCAGGTAATGTCGATATGATGTTTGATCAGATGTACTCTGCAGTTCCTAATATCAGAGCAGATAAACTGCGTCCTATTGCCATCACCAGCAAAAAGAGATCGCCACTCTTTCCGAGCGTGCCCAGTTTTGCAGAGCTTACTTACCCTAAAGTTGAGGTGCTCAATTGGCAAGGGTTCATTGCGCCTGCTGGCACACCTAAATCGATTATCGACACATTAAATAAAGCCGCTAATGAAGCTCTTAAAGATCCACAACTCAGAGAGTTAATGCTCTCCCAAGGAAATGAGATTGGTGGTGGTAGTCCTGCCGATTTCGCAGCCCTCATTAAATCCGAGGCTGCAAAATGGAGTGCCGTAGTCAGGGCTGGAAATATTAAGCCTGAGTAA